The Montipora foliosa isolate CH-2021 chromosome 1, ASM3666993v2, whole genome shotgun sequence genome has a window encoding:
- the LOC137971146 gene encoding tetratricopeptide repeat protein 28-like — MATGPEYTEEQLNYFRICLITTNVIPEGLRTIFKQQWDIRYKTTLGEWKDNPQNGLNFKNQELPRTQARNNKYLATIVNGNRAEWDCTMLFYAILYSDCIGSTLNVTIRSNVDALRIFRNQDFAHLPQGQLTKLEFQNAIGRVSAAFLALGLSDVKIKDIRNQTSFPTNELTKVLQQVKDLEDELKETEQNRKVLQEQLQSEAPPFCVIPPKPSHEIAGRDCEVEEIARKVKRLKEANENHLSYLYISGNSGSGKSQLSALVAEKWFEEETKVANVKAFVMTLNAQNLDSVFESYVSFARNLKCPEDAVLQNLKNKDMETKEKITNIKSLVSTKVELYSSWLLIVDNVVSLHEISCHLPERGSTKWRNGQVLITSQDTAAIPSETSFIHHISVSKGMRLYDAISLLTSISGIDNDDTAKEVVQALDYQPLALASAATFVQQVRETKSCSNFGWTDYLQKLSKGQRANTEAFLAKSNPSYPNSMTAAISLAVDGVMSSDKVLNHAFHFISLCAQQPLNLELLINYVLNFQNKNDSSTADEANDADIVGLRIRKSSLFLLEEDGSDDFVRVHRIVRDVIQRKIAEEYLETENFKVLDAVITSFYQFAVDKSLLSLDSVTKSLHLIPHLRCLMTQIVNATDALSVKYYPHYFVKLGNICLFHCDYSTARTFGIQALNLSNHNDVIEGEVEKANDQPGSLCVDVATCFDYLGTVLRNQGDFSEAKDYHERALAIHEEKLGSQHIDVATTLNNLGNVLWDQGDLEQAKDYHERALAIREEKLGSQHIDLATTLNNLGNVHMDQGDLEQAKDYHERALAIREKKLGSQHIDVATTFNNLGCILMDQGDLEQAKDYHERALAIGEEKLGSQHIDVATTLNNLGCVLHAQGDLEQAKDYHERALAIREKKLGSQHIAVATTLDNLGCVLRAQGDLEQAKDYHERALAIREKKLGSQHIDLATTFNNLGNVLHAQGDLEQAKDYHERALAIREKKLGSQHIAVATTLNNLGNVLMDQGDLEQAKDYHERALAIREEKLGSQHIAVATTLNNLGCVLRAQGDLEQAKDFHERALAICQEKLGSQHIDLATTLDNLGCALRAEGDLEQAKDYHEHALAIREKKLGSQHIAVSTTLNNLGNVLMDQGDLEQAKDYHERALAIREKKLGSQHIAVATTLNNLGCVLRAQGDLEQAKDYHERALAIREKKLGSQHIDVATTLNNLGCVLDAQGDLEQAKDYHERALAIREKKLGSQHIAVATTLDNLGCVLRAQGDLEQVKDYHERDIAIREEKLGSQHIDLATTLNNLGNVLHAQGDLEQAKDYHERALAIREKKLGSQHIAVATILNNLGNVLMDQGDLEQAKDYHERAFAIREEKLGSQHIAVATTLNNLGCVLRAQGDLEQAKDYHERALAIREKKLGSQHIAVATTLDNLGCVLRAQGDLEQAKDYHERALAIREEKLEKLGSQHIDLATTFNNLGNVLHAQGDLEQAKDYHERALAIREEKLGSQHIAVATTLNNLGNVLMDQGDLEQAKDYHERALAIREEKLGSQHIAVATTLNNLGCVLRTQGDLEQAKDYHERALAIREEKLGSQHSDVVTSLNYLGCVLRAQGDLGQAKDYHERAFAIRKKSLVLSIFLSQQL, encoded by the exons ATGGCGACTGGTCCGGAATACACCGAGGAACAGCTGAATTACTTCAGGATCTGCCTCATCACCACAAACGTAATACCTGAGGGTCTTCGGACAATCTTTAAACAACAGTGGGACATTCGCTACAAGACGACACTGGGAGAATGGAAAGACAACCCCCAGAATGGACTGAACTTCAAAAACCAGGAGTTGCCACGAACCCAAGCAAGAAATAACAAGTATTTAGCAACCATAGTTAATGGAAACAGAGCAGAATGGGACTGCACCATGCTCTTTTACGCTATCCTTTACTCCGATTGTATCGGGAGCACTCTAAACGTCACGATTCGCTCAAACGTGGATGCTCTAAGAATTTTTCGTAATCAAGACTTCGCTCATTTGCCACAGGGCCAGCTCACAAAGCTAGAGTTCCAAAATGCCATAGGAAGAGTCTCGGCGGCATTTCTGGCACTTGGCCTGTCCGATGTGAAAATTAAGGACATTAGAAACCAAACGAGTTTTCCAACAAACGAGTTGACCAAAGTACTCCAACAAGTTAAAGATCTGGAAGACGAACTAAAAGAAACAGAACAGaatcgaaaagtccttcaagaGCAGTTGCAGAGTGAGGCTCCTCCATTTTGCGTTATCCCTCCCAAGCCATCGCACGAAATTGCTGGACGAGATTGTGAGGTGGAAGAAATAGCTCGAAAGGTGAAGCGACTAAAGGAAGCCAACGAAAACCATTTGAGTTACTTGTACATCTCAGGAAACTCGGGAAGCGGCAAATCTCAGTTGAGCGCTCTCGTTGCGGAGAAATGGTTTGAGGAAGAAACAAAGGTCGCAAACGTGAAGGCATTTGTAATGACTCTAAATGCGCAAAACCTCGATTCAGTCTTCGAGTCTTATGTTTCTTTTGCTCGAAATCTTAAATGTCCGGAAGATGCAGTGTTGCAGAATCTTAAAAATAAAGATATGGAAACAAAGGAGAAGATCACAAACATAAAGTCCTTAGTTAGTACCAAAGTGGAGCTTTACTCTTCCTGGCTGTTGATAGTGGACAACGTCGTGAGTTTACATGAAATAAGTTGTCATTTGCCAGAAAGGGGAAGTACGAAATGGCGTAACGGTCAAGTGTTAATAACATCCCAAGACACCGCTGCTATACCTTCAGAAACGTCTTTCATTCATCACATATCTGTGAGCAAGGGCATGAGGTTATATGACGCGATTTCTTTATTAACCTCCATCTCTGGGATCGATAACGATGACACCGCAAAAGAAGTTGTGCAGGCATTAGATTATCAACCCCTTGCCTTAGCAAGCGCCGCCACGTTTGTTCAACAAGTACGAGAAACCAAATCATGCTCTAACTTTGGCTGGACAGATTATCTACAGAAGCTTTCCAAAGGGCAGCGCGCTAACACTGAGGCCTTCCTTGCCAAATCAAATCCAAGCTATCCAAACTCCATGACTGCCGCGATTTCATTGGCCGTTGACGGCGTGATGTCCTCTGATAAGGTTTTAAATCACGCATTCCATTTCATTTCTCTCTGCGCTCAGCAACCATTAAACCTGGAACTTTTGATCAACTACGTTCTGAATTTCCAGAACAAAAACGATAGTAGCACAGCAGACGAAGCTAATGATGCAGATATTGTTGGTTTGAGGATTCGTAAAAGCTCACTGTTTTTACTTGAAGAAGACGGCAGTGACGACTTCGTTCGTGTTCATCGGATTGTGAGAGATgttatccaaagaaaaattgcTGAGGAATATTTGGAAACTGAGAACTTTAAAGTTCTTGATGCGGTTATTACGTCTTTTTACCAATTTGCAGTTGATAAAAGCCTCCTTAGTTTAGATTCCGTCACTAAAAGCTTGCACTTAATACCGCATTTAAGATGCCTAATGACGCAAATTGTAAATGCTACGGATGCA TTAAGCGTGAAATATTATCCACATTATTTTGTCAAGTTGGGCAATATCTGTCTTTTTCATTGTGATTATAGTACAGCCAGAACATTTGGCATTCAGGCTCTTAATTTGAGTAACCATAACGATGTGATTGAAGGAGAGGTCGAAAAAGCCAATGACCAGCCTGGTTCTCTATGTGTGGATGTCGCAACATGTTTTGACTATTTGGGTACTGTACTAAGAAACCAGGGTGACTTTTCtgaagcaaaagattatcatgagcgtgctcttgctattcacgaagaaaagcttggttctcagcatatcgatgtcgcaacaactttaaaTAATTTGGGTAATGTACTTTGGGAtcaaggtgacctggaacaagcaaaagattatcatgagcgtgctcttgctattcgcgaagaaaagcttggttctcagcatatcgatctcgcaacaactttaaacaatttgggtaaTGTACATATGGAtcaaggtgacctggaacaagcaaaagattaccatgagcgtgctcttgctattcgcgaaaaaaagcttggttctcagcatatcgatgtcgcaacaaCTTTTAACAATTTGGGTTGTATACTTATGGAtcaaggtgacctggaacaagcaaaagattatcatgagcgtgctcttgctattggcgaagaaaagcttggttctcagcatatcgatgtcgcaacaactttaaataatttgggttgtgtacttcatgcccaaggtgacctggaacaagcaaaagattatcatgagcgtgctcttgctattcgcgaaaaaaagcttggttctcagcatatcgctGTCGCAACAACTTTAGACAATTTGGGCTGTGTACTTCGTgcccaaggtgacctggaacaagcaaaagattatcatgagcgtgctcttgctattcgcgaaaaaaagcttggttctcagcatatcgatctCGCAACAACTTTTAACAATTTGGGTAATGTACTTCATgcccaaggtgacctggaacaagcaaaagattaccatgagcgtgctcttgctattcgcgaaaaaaagcttggttctcagcatatcgctgtcgcaacaactttaaacaatttgggtaaTGTACTTATGGAtcaaggtgacctggaacaagcaaaagattaccatgagcgtgctcttgctattcgcgaagaaaagcttggttctcagcatatcgctgtcgcaacaactttaaacaatttgggttgtgtacttcgtgcccaaggtgacctggaacaagcaaaagattttcatgagcgtgctcttgctatttgccaagaaaagcttggttctcagcatatcgatctCGCAACAACTTTAGACAATTTGGGTTGTGCACTTCGTGCCgaaggtgacctggaacaagcaaaagattatcatgagcatgctcttgctattcgcgaaaaaaagcttggttctcagcatatcgctgtctcaacaactttaaacaatttgggtaaTGTACTTATGGAtcaag gtgacctggaacaagcaaaagattatcatgagcgtgctcttgctattcgcgaaaaaaagcttggttctcagcatatcgctgtcgcaacaactttaaacaatttgggttgtgtacttcgtgcccaaggtgacctggaacaagcaaaagactatcatgagcgtgctcttgctattcgcgaaaaaaagcttggttctcagcatatcgatgtcgcaacaactttaaacaatttgggttgTGTACTTGATgcccaaggtgacctggaacaagcaaaagattatcatgagcgtgctcttgctattcgcgaaaaaaagcttggttctcagcatatcgctgtcgcaacaactttagacaatttgggttgtgtacttcgtgcccaaggtgacctggaacaagtaaaagattatcatgagcgtgatattgctattcgcgaagaaaagcttggttctcagcatatcgatctcgcaacaactttaaacaatttgggtaaTGTACTTCATgcccaaggtgacctggaacaagcaaaagattaccatgagcgtgctcttgctattcgcgaaaaaaagcttggttctcagcatatcgctgtcgcaacaattttaaacaatttgggtaaTGTACTTATGGAtcaaggtgacctggaacaagcaaaagattaccATGAGCGTGCTTttgctattcgcgaagaaaagcttggttctcagcatatcgctgtcgcaacaactttaaataatttgggttgtgtacttcgtgcccaaggtgacctggaacaagcaaaagattatcatgagcgtgctcttgctattcgcgaaaaaaagcttggttctcagcatatcgctGTCGCAACAACTTTAGACAATTTGGGCTGTGTACTTCGTgcccaaggtgacctggaacaagcaaaagattatcatgagcgtgctcttgctattcgcgaagaaaagcttg aaaagcttggttctcagcatatcgatctCGCAACAACTTTTAACAATTTGGGTAATGTACTTCATgcccaaggtgacctggaacaagcaaaagattaccatgagcgtgctcttgctattcgcgaagaaaagcttggttctcagcatatcgctgtcgcaacaactttaaacaatttgggtaaTGTACTTATGGATCAAGGTGACCTGGAGCAAGCAAAAGATTAccatgagcgtgctcttgctattcgcgaagaaaagcttggttctcagcatatcgctgtcgcaacaactttaaacaatttgggttgtgtacttcgtacccaaggtgacctggaacaagcaaaagattatcatgagcgtgctcttgctattcgcgaagaaaagcttggttctcagcatagtGATGTCGTAACATCTTTAAACTATTTGGGTTGTGTACTTCGTGCCCAAGGCGACTTGggacaagcaaaagattatcatgagcgtgccTTTGCTATTCGcaagaaaagcttggttctcagcatatttttgtcgcaacaactttaa